From Phragmites australis chromosome 5, lpPhrAust1.1, whole genome shotgun sequence, a single genomic window includes:
- the LOC133918051 gene encoding uncharacterized protein LOC133918051, whose translation MVLTPGVTTYAMWSVVEGLFHDNKPSRALTLEANFHNTVQGDMSVLVYSQRLKSLADALSDVGQVVSPDTLVITLLHGRSLGMCTNIGRSLITPTGGKATTPSSGSSVGGSSSGNSSWRHKNNKFKGKSPGSSSNSANNTNVLFGRSFPCYNPWTDTFQLWLVPVGATQTPTGGLGTFGHAPLQALLA comes from the exons ATGGTGCTCACCCCGGGCGTCACCACATATGCCATGTGGTCTGTGGTCGAGGGGCTGTTTCACGACAACAAGCCGTCACGTGCCCTCACCCTAGAAGCAAATTTTCACAACACGGTGCAAGGCGACATGTCCGTGCTCGTCTACTCTCAACGCCTCAAGTCTTTGGCGGACGCACTTAGTGACGTTGGGCAAGTTGTCTCCCCTGACACGCTCGTCATCACGCTGCTCCATG GCCGATCTTTGGGTATGTGCACCAACATCGGCCGTAGCCTCATCACTCCCACCGGTGGCAAGGCTACCACACCCTCCTCCGGCTCCAGCGTGGGGGGCTCCTCCTCCGGCAACTCCTCCTGGCGCCACAAGAATAACAAGTTCAAGGGCAAATCTCCTGGTAGTTCCAGTAACTCTGCCAACAACACCAACGTGTTGTTCGGCCGTAGCTTCCCTTGCTACAACCCCTGGACCGACACATTCCAGCTTTGGCTCGTGCCAGTCGGTGCCACCCAAACTCCAACTGGAGGCCTCGGCACTTTTGGTCATGCACCGTTACAGGCCCTCCTCGCGTAA
- the LOC133919608 gene encoding abscisic acid 8'-hydroxylase 1-like, with protein MGAFLLFLCLLAPFILACAVRGRRNGARRPGAAGASPCGQALPLPPGSMGWPYVGETFQLYSSKNPNVFFARKQNRHGPIFKTHILGCPCVMVSSPEAARFVLVTQAQLFKPTFPASKERILGPQAIFFQQGDYHAHLRRIVSRAFSPEAIRASVPAIEAVALRSLRSWDGQLVNTFQEMKTYSLNVALLSIFGEEEMRYIEELKQCYLTLEKGYNSMPVNLLGTLFHKAMKARKRLGAVVAHIISARRERQRGSDLLASFLDDREALTDDQIADNVIGLIFAARDTTASVLTWMVKFLGDHPSVLRAVIDEQEEIARSKAPSGEPLTWADTRRMRMTSRVIQETMRVASILSFTFREAVEDVEYQGYLIPKGWKVLPLFRNIHHSPDHFPCPEKFDPSRFEVAPKPNTFMPFGNGTHSCPGSELAKLEMLVLFHHLATKYRWSTSKSESGVQFGPFALPLNGLPMTFTRKD; from the exons ATGGGCGCCTTCTTGCTCTTCCTCTGCCTCCTCGCGCCGTTCATCCTCGCCTGCGCCGTCCGCGGCAGAAGGAACGGGGCGCGGCGACCGGGTGCTGCAGGCGCCTCGCCATGCGGCCaggcgctgccgctgccgccggggTCGATGGGGTGGCCGTACGTGGGCGAGACGTTCCAGCTCTACTCATCCAAGAACCCGAACGTGTTCTTCGCCCGGAAGCAGAACCGGCACGGGCCCATCTTCAAGACGCACATCCTGGGGTGCCCCTGCGTGATGGTGTCCAGCCCGGAGGCGGCGCGCTTCGTGCTCGTCACGCAGGCGCAGCTCTTCAAGCCCACCTTCCCGGCCAGCAAGGAGCGCATACTGGGGCCCCAGGCCATCTTCTTCCAGCAGGGCGACTACCACGCCCACCTCCGCCGTATCGTCTCCCGCGCCTTCTCCCCCGAGGCCATCCGCGCCTCCGTACCCGCCATCGAGGCCGTCGCGCTCCGCTCCCTCCGCTCCTGGGACGGACAGCTCGTCAACACCTTCCAGGAGATGAAGACA TACTCACTGAATGTGGCATTGCTGTCCATCTTCGGCGAGGAGGAGATGCGCTACATCGAGGAGCTGAAGCAGTGCTACCTGACGCTGGAGAAGGGGTACAACTCGATGCCGGTGAACCTGCTGGGCACCCTGTTCCACAAGGCCATGAAGGCCCGCAAGCGCCTTGGCGCCGTCGTGGCCCACATCATCTCGGCCCGGCGCGAGCGGCAGCGCGGCAGCGACCTCCTGGCCTCGTTCCTGGACGACCGCGAGGCCCTCACCGATGACCAGATCGCCGACAACGTCATCGGCCTCATCTTTGCCGCCCGCGACACCACCGCCAGCGTCCTCACCTGGATGGTGAAGTTCCTCGGCGACCACCCGTCCGTCCTCAGAGCCGTCATC GATGAGCAAGAGGAGATCGCGAGGTCGAAGGCGCCCTCGGGGGAGCCCCTGACATGGGCGGACACGCGGCGGATGCGCATGACGAGCCGTGTGATCCAGGAGACCATGCGGGTGGCGTCCATCCTCTCCTTCACCTTCCGGGAGGCCGTGGAGGACGTGGAGTACCAAG GGTACCTGATCCCCAAGGGCTGGAAAGTGCTTCCCCTGTTCCGGAACATCCACCACAGCCCCGACCACTTCCCCTGCCCTGAAAAGTTCGACCCGTCCCGATTCGAG GTGGCGCCCAAGCCCAACACGTTCATGCCGTTCGGGAACGGGACCCACTCGTGCCCAGGCAGCGAGCTCGCCAAGCTGGAGATGCTCGTCCTCTTCCACCACCTCGCCACCAAGTACAGGTGGTCCACCTCCAAGTCCGAGAGCGGCGTGCAGTTCGGCCCCTTCGCGCTGCCGCTCAACGGCCTGCCCATGACCTTCACCCGCAAGGACTGA